A single Rhopalosiphum padi isolate XX-2018 chromosome 4, ASM2088224v1, whole genome shotgun sequence DNA region contains:
- the LOC132930321 gene encoding LOW QUALITY PROTEIN: peroxidase-like (The sequence of the model RefSeq protein was modified relative to this genomic sequence to represent the inferred CDS: deleted 1 base in 1 codon), with protein MLNLFVWLCVLSVLGTSSSFLFRNDDPVIYRENGPYSNRIYYDQCAPKVTCTRNAIYRTVNGECNNLRNPLWGSSVTPYIRLSDAVYNDDVYEVRRQVNGSPLPRPRQLQIALFLRRALYDTPDKLHNNYHLSQFGQWANHDISLMEPDTTGPERCCSIPIYEINSNSPYQCQLAIEIPTNDPVLGSTGQTCMEFKRAMTAANNFNCPVTPQTPMNQATSFFDASQLYGHKQDTADSIRSFDGGRLKTDIINGREFCPQKKRYGSLLCDERENVRVCFEAGDPRLNQHFGLTAYTTMFTRFHNVVADKLRQINPQWSDEKLYQEARKFVGALNQIIVYRDYLPILLGKSFTKRTGLCLKKNKRTEYNPSLMPQLATEFAGGAFRVPHNTVPSLYNYMDNNYEIVDSVKLNEWMSKPDPLVEGSNFEEIVRGMTITTGRMFTPSFNYLISNFMFRTHVTGSQDLLSVDIQRGRDVGVPPYITIRRLCGFKEVTSFKDLSTIFSYDDVNTLKELYETIYDIDLIVGALLEPPVDGGTVGPTAQCILADVFYRIRYGDRFFFDVKDQPGSYSLAQLRTLRNLDLGHVLCATTELEEVPINIFKTTRYSPRIKKCRRHLLDLDLSAWRE; from the exons ATGTTAAACTTGTTTGTGTGGTTGTGTGTCCTATCAGTGTTGGGAACTTCATCAAGTTTTTTA TTTAGAAATGATGACCCCGTGATTTATCGTGAAAACGGTCCTTATTCAAATAGAATATACTATGACCAGTGTGCACCTAAAGTGACGTGCACACGAAATGCAATTTACAGGACAGTAAATGGCGAATGTAATAACTTGAGAAACCCTTTGTGGGGGTCGTCTGTAACTCCATACATCAGACTTTCTGATGCAGTTTATAATGATG ATGTTTATGAAGTTCGTAGACAAGTGAATGGTTCTCCGTTGCCTAGACCTCGCCAATTACAGATAGCATTATTTTTGCGAAGAGCCTTATACGATACACCAGACAAATTACACAACAATTATCATCTAAGTCAATTTGGTCAATGGGCCAATCATGATATCAGTCTTATGGAACCCGATACAACAG GGCCAGAAAGATGTTGTTCCATTCCGATTTATGAGATCAACAGTAATAGCCCGTACCAATGTCAATTAGCTATTGAGATACCCACAAATGACCCAGTGCTTGGTTCTACTGGACAAACGTGTATGGAATTTAAACGTGCAATGACGGCTGCCAATAATTTCAACTGTCCCGTAACTCCTCAAACCCCA ATGAATCAGGCGACATCATTCTTTGACGCGTCACAATTGTATGGACACAAACAAGATACGGCGGATTCAATTAGATCGTTTGACGGCGGAAGATTGAAAACAGATATCATAAATGGACGCGAATTTTGTCCTCAAAAGAAAAGATACGGATCATTATTATGCGATGAGCGGGAAAACGTGCGCGTTTGTTTTGAAGCCG gaGACCCAAGATTAAATCAACATTTTGGACTCACAGCGTATACGACAATGTTTACCAGGTTTCATAATGTTGTGGCTGATAAGTTACGACAAATAAATCCCCAATGGTCCgacgaa aaattatatcaagaaGCCAGAAAATTTGTTGGcgcattaaatcaaataattgtttaccgggattatttacctattttactTG GAAAATCATTCACAAAACGCACTGGTTTATGtcttaaaaagaataaaaggaCAGAATACAACCCTTCGCTCATGCCACAACTGGCCACGGAATTTGCAGGTGGTGCTTTCCGAGTGCCGCACAATACAGTGCCATCGTTATACAA ttACATGgacaataattatgaaatagtgGATTCGGTAAAGCTTAACGAATGGATGTCAAAACCTGATCCCTTAGTAGAAGGCTCAAATTTTGAGGAGATAGTCAGAGGCATGACGATCACAACAGGCCGTATGTTCACACCTTCGTTTAATTATTTG atTTCAAATTTTATGTTCCGAACTCACGTCACTGGTAGCCAAGATTTACTGTCAGTGGATATTCAAAGAGGGCGTGATGTCGGCGTACCGCCGTACATTACGATAAGAAGATTGTGCGGTTTCAAAGAAGTTACTTCATTTAAAGatttatcaacaattttttcATATGAC GACGTCAACACACTGAAAGAACTGTACGAAACTATTTATGACATTGATCTGATCGTGGGAGCTTTACTCGAACCGCCGGTCGACGGTGGAACAGTTGGTCCAACTGCACAGTGCATCTTAGCCGATGTATTTTATCGTATTAGATATGGCGATCGTTTCTTTTTTGACGTGAAAGATCAACCGGGAAGTTATTCGTTAg CACAATTGAGAACTTTGAGAAACCTCGACTTGGGTCATGTATTGTGTGCTACAACTGAATTGGAAGAAGtgccaattaatattttcaagacaactag ATATTCACCTAGAATAAAGAAATGCAGACGACATTTATTGGATTTGGATCTTAGTGCTTGGAGAGAATAG